The genomic interval CAACCTGGCCCGGGTGGACGTGGCTGAATTCGCGGCCCGCGTGGCCGACGTCATCGAGTCCAAGGCCGAGACGCACGGCGTTGGCTTCGTGCGCGATTTCGGGCCTTCCCTGGGCACGTTCATGCTCGACGAGGGCGCGCTTTCCGCCGCTCTGGTGAATCTTTTGGAGAACGCGGTGGAGGCCTGCCTGGCCGACGCCTCGCGCCGCGAGCACGAGGTGACCTTCGCCGTGCGCAGGAACAGCGGCGCGCTGGCGCTCTCCATCGCGGACAACGGCGTGGGCATGCCTGCCGAGACCAAGAACAAGCTCTTCACGGTCTTTTTCTCGACCAAGGGCTCCAGGGGCACGGGACTTGGGCTGTTCATCGCCCGCCAGACCGTGCAGGCCCACGGCGGAACCATCGGCGTGGAATCGACGCCCGGCGAGGGCAGCGTCTTCACCATCACCCTGCCAGGGGCGGCCAGGGATTCCTGCGAAGCGGAAATGAAAGAGCCGGCGGCGAAGCCTCCGGCCTGAGATTTCCGTCCTGTCAAAAGCGGCCGCGCGGCTATTTCCGGCGCATCCTGTGACGTTTGGCGACCATGTCGAGCGGAGCGGCTACAGCCCCCAGAAGGGATCGGCCTGCCAGTCACTCTTGAAACCCATGTTGAAATGCCGCTGGTCGCCAAATCCGCTCGCAAGTGTGCGAAAATCATGTATCCATTTGTTTTCGTTGTTTATTGTCATCAACAGGTGGTGGATCATGTAGGCCACTGCGGAAAACCTATCCTCCGCAGTCAGGGAATTCGGAGATGCGCCTCGCATCTGTTTAGGGCTGACCCCGAGGACTCTGTTCCAGAGTCTTCCATGGTGAGCGCAGATATTTCTGACATAGCTCAGAGAATGTATCCAGCTTTCCATGATCACCTTGGGGAGACCGAAACGTGCCGCGATTTCTTGCTTGTCACGGTGATCGGCCAATTCCTGGTAGAGCCGCGACCATGTTCCGAGGGTGGTAATCTCGATGAGCATCCATCCTGGCGGGAGGTGCGGCGTGTCGTAATTGTTTTTGTAGTGGCGGGTGAAAAGCTCTTTCGATTTTTCAAACTGCCGTTCGCACTGGCAGAGAAATTCCTTGTGCCTGAACTTCCCTCGCTTGAAGATGGATTCGTCTTGATACCAGAACGGAGTGGCGTATTTCGCGCACATCCATTCGTTGAATGCGGTTCTGAAAGCCAGCTCAATGCATTATCGCCTCAAGGGCGTGCAATCTGAGGGCTTTGTCGAATGCCATGAGTTCGAAGATGTCTTCGAAACGTGAGCCAGGGAAAAATGGTTTGACGGGGTCTCGGCAATCACGGAGCGCCAAGGCGTAGCCCTTGATGCGGTAGTAGCTGTAGGTGGAGATGATTTTGGCTGCGAACGCCGTGTCG from Alkalidesulfovibrio alkalitolerans DSM 16529 carries:
- a CDS encoding Abi family protein, with amino-acid sequence MCAKYATPFWYQDESIFKRGKFRHKEFLCQCERQFEKSKELFTRHYKNNYDTPHLPPGWMLIEITTLGTWSRLYQELADHRDKQEIAARFGLPKVIMESWIHSLSYVRNICAHHGRLWNRVLGVSPKQMRGASPNSLTAEDRFSAVAYMIHHLLMTINNENKWIHDFRTLASGFGDQRHFNMGFKSDWQADPFWGL
- a CDS encoding Abi family protein is translated as MLCCADLIAYLQRKGLAVDDTAFAAKIISTYSYYRIKGYALALRDCRDPVKPFFPGSRFEDIFELMAFDKALRLHALEAIMH